From Diospyros lotus cultivar Yz01 chromosome 4, ASM1463336v1, whole genome shotgun sequence, a single genomic window includes:
- the LOC127800302 gene encoding protein NRT1/ PTR FAMILY 5.8-like isoform X2, translating into MGGGQLAKMPNKSCFLLIVVAGLERFAFKGVASNLVTYLTDVVKMSNSAAAKTVSSWCGFTSMVPLLVAPFADSYWDQYSTILVSSSLYVLGLIALTSTAVVGPWAATNKTSFSSSLFWSLYLISLGQGGYNPSLQAFGAFQLEDELEEELPCSKKEEPSSNKKSWFFQWWYFGICSGCLLGVSVMSYIQDTFGWGLGFAIPTIVMVSSVAFFSWGSRFYAYKQQQQQPAKAAADFMPFESLARAVKTTASKVMNVRFTSSSKSDQVELELQEKPICREGLEVGEGQDKDGSNTGTHLLEITRIVLRLLPIWTMLLTFAVIFQQPATFFTKQGMTMERNIGSGFKIPPATLQSAITVSIVLLMPLYDTLFIPLARIVTWNEKGVSVMQRMGIGMFLSVVAMATAALVEGKRLEIGRNSGSETETVPLSIFWLLPQYVLLGISDIFTVVGMQEFFYSEVPVRMRTMGIALYTSVFGVGSFLSALLISVVEYFTGLGGGNRSWFSDDMREARLDKYYWLLASASAVSLLTFVILCRFYKSRL; encoded by the exons ATGGGTGGCGGGCAATTGGCGAAAATGCCCAACAAGTCTTGCTTTCTCCTGATAG TGGTGGCTGGGCTGGAGAGGTTCGCGTTCAAAGGGGTGGCGTCGAACCTGGTGACTTACCTGACGGACGTCGTGAAGATGAGCAACTCGGCGGCGGCCAAAACGGTGAGCAGTTGGTGTGGGTTTACATCCATGGTGCCTCTGCTCGTGGCGCCCTTCGCTGACTCTTACTGGGATCAGTATTCCACCATTTTAGTCTCGTCTTCGCTCTATGTTCTG GGGCTGATAGCATTGACATCAACGGCGGTGGTAGGGCCTTGGGCCGCCACCAACAAAACCAGCTTCTCTTCATCCCTCTTCTGGTCTCTCTATCTGATTTCACTAGGCCAAGGAGGCTACAACCCATCCTTGCAGGCCTTCGGAGCATTTCAGCTTGAAGACGAGCTGGAGGAAGAACTGCCTTGCAGCAAAAAAGAGGAGCCCAGCTCTAATAAGAAGAGCTGGTTCTTCCAGTGGTGGTACTTCGGCATCTGCAGCGGCTGCCTTCTCGGCGTGTCGGTGATGTCCTATATCCAAGACACTTTTGGCTGGGGGCTCGGCTTTGCCATTCCCACAATCGTTATGGTTTCTTCCGTAGCGTTTTTCTCATGGGGAAGCCGATTCTATGCTTacaagcagcagcagcagcagccggCTAAGGCTGCCGCTGATTTCATGCCTTTCGAGAGCTTGGCTCGCGCCGTGAAAACCACTGCTTCCAAGGTGATGAATGTCCGGTTTACCTCGTCCAGCAAATCGGACCAGGTTGAGCTAGA GCTTCAAGAAAAACCAATCTGCCGTGAAGGGCTTGAAGTCGGCGAGGGGCAAGACAAAGACGGCTCGAACACAGGCACACATCTGCTGGAGATCACGAGGATCGTGCTGCGTCTCTTGCCAATATGGACAATGCTTCTAACGTTCGCGGTGATTTTCCAGCAGCCGGCAACGTTCTTCACCAAGCAAGGAATGACGATGGAGAGGAACATCGGATCCGGGTTCAAGATCCCGCCGGCGACTCTGCAGAGCGCAATCACAGTCTCGATCGTCCTGCTGATGCCTCTCTACGACACGCTCTTCATCCCGCTGGCTCGGATCGTCACCTGGAACGAGAAAGGCGTCAGCGTTATGCAGCGGATGGGGATCGGAATGTTCCTCTCTGTCGTCGCCATGGCGACCGCGGCGCTCGTGGAAGGGAAGAGGCTCGAGATCGGGAGAAACAGTGGATCGGAGACGGAGACGGTGCCACTGAGCATATTCTGGCTGCTGCCGCAGTACGTATTGCTGGGTATATCGGACATTTTCACCGTCGTCGGGATGCAGGAGTTCTTCTACAGTGAAGTGCCGGTGAGAATGAGGACCATGGGGATAGCCTTGTATACGAGTGTTTTTGGAGTAGGCAGCTTCTTGAGTGCATTGCTGATCTCTGTGGTGGAGTATTTCACCGGCCTCGGAGGAGGAAACCGGAGCTGGTTCTCCGACGATATGAGAGAAGCCCGGCTAGACAAATATTACTGGCTGCTGGCCTCGGCAAGTGCAGTAAGCTTGCTAACCTTTGTAATACTATGTAGATTTTACAAAAGCAGGCTATGA
- the LOC127800302 gene encoding protein NRT1/ PTR FAMILY 5.8-like isoform X1: MGGGQLAKMPNKSCFLLIVVAGLERFAFKGVASNLVTYLTDVVKMSNSAAAKTVSSWCGFTSMVPLLVAPFADSYWDQYSTILVSSSLYVLCRETLKILMLHMKGLIALTSTAVVGPWAATNKTSFSSSLFWSLYLISLGQGGYNPSLQAFGAFQLEDELEEELPCSKKEEPSSNKKSWFFQWWYFGICSGCLLGVSVMSYIQDTFGWGLGFAIPTIVMVSSVAFFSWGSRFYAYKQQQQQPAKAAADFMPFESLARAVKTTASKVMNVRFTSSSKSDQVELELQEKPICREGLEVGEGQDKDGSNTGTHLLEITRIVLRLLPIWTMLLTFAVIFQQPATFFTKQGMTMERNIGSGFKIPPATLQSAITVSIVLLMPLYDTLFIPLARIVTWNEKGVSVMQRMGIGMFLSVVAMATAALVEGKRLEIGRNSGSETETVPLSIFWLLPQYVLLGISDIFTVVGMQEFFYSEVPVRMRTMGIALYTSVFGVGSFLSALLISVVEYFTGLGGGNRSWFSDDMREARLDKYYWLLASASAVSLLTFVILCRFYKSRL, encoded by the exons ATGGGTGGCGGGCAATTGGCGAAAATGCCCAACAAGTCTTGCTTTCTCCTGATAG TGGTGGCTGGGCTGGAGAGGTTCGCGTTCAAAGGGGTGGCGTCGAACCTGGTGACTTACCTGACGGACGTCGTGAAGATGAGCAACTCGGCGGCGGCCAAAACGGTGAGCAGTTGGTGTGGGTTTACATCCATGGTGCCTCTGCTCGTGGCGCCCTTCGCTGACTCTTACTGGGATCAGTATTCCACCATTTTAGTCTCGTCTTCGCTCTATGTTCTG TGTAGAgaaactttgaaaattttgatgctTCATATGAAGGGGCTGATAGCATTGACATCAACGGCGGTGGTAGGGCCTTGGGCCGCCACCAACAAAACCAGCTTCTCTTCATCCCTCTTCTGGTCTCTCTATCTGATTTCACTAGGCCAAGGAGGCTACAACCCATCCTTGCAGGCCTTCGGAGCATTTCAGCTTGAAGACGAGCTGGAGGAAGAACTGCCTTGCAGCAAAAAAGAGGAGCCCAGCTCTAATAAGAAGAGCTGGTTCTTCCAGTGGTGGTACTTCGGCATCTGCAGCGGCTGCCTTCTCGGCGTGTCGGTGATGTCCTATATCCAAGACACTTTTGGCTGGGGGCTCGGCTTTGCCATTCCCACAATCGTTATGGTTTCTTCCGTAGCGTTTTTCTCATGGGGAAGCCGATTCTATGCTTacaagcagcagcagcagcagccggCTAAGGCTGCCGCTGATTTCATGCCTTTCGAGAGCTTGGCTCGCGCCGTGAAAACCACTGCTTCCAAGGTGATGAATGTCCGGTTTACCTCGTCCAGCAAATCGGACCAGGTTGAGCTAGA GCTTCAAGAAAAACCAATCTGCCGTGAAGGGCTTGAAGTCGGCGAGGGGCAAGACAAAGACGGCTCGAACACAGGCACACATCTGCTGGAGATCACGAGGATCGTGCTGCGTCTCTTGCCAATATGGACAATGCTTCTAACGTTCGCGGTGATTTTCCAGCAGCCGGCAACGTTCTTCACCAAGCAAGGAATGACGATGGAGAGGAACATCGGATCCGGGTTCAAGATCCCGCCGGCGACTCTGCAGAGCGCAATCACAGTCTCGATCGTCCTGCTGATGCCTCTCTACGACACGCTCTTCATCCCGCTGGCTCGGATCGTCACCTGGAACGAGAAAGGCGTCAGCGTTATGCAGCGGATGGGGATCGGAATGTTCCTCTCTGTCGTCGCCATGGCGACCGCGGCGCTCGTGGAAGGGAAGAGGCTCGAGATCGGGAGAAACAGTGGATCGGAGACGGAGACGGTGCCACTGAGCATATTCTGGCTGCTGCCGCAGTACGTATTGCTGGGTATATCGGACATTTTCACCGTCGTCGGGATGCAGGAGTTCTTCTACAGTGAAGTGCCGGTGAGAATGAGGACCATGGGGATAGCCTTGTATACGAGTGTTTTTGGAGTAGGCAGCTTCTTGAGTGCATTGCTGATCTCTGTGGTGGAGTATTTCACCGGCCTCGGAGGAGGAAACCGGAGCTGGTTCTCCGACGATATGAGAGAAGCCCGGCTAGACAAATATTACTGGCTGCTGGCCTCGGCAAGTGCAGTAAGCTTGCTAACCTTTGTAATACTATGTAGATTTTACAAAAGCAGGCTATGA
- the LOC127800303 gene encoding uncharacterized protein LOC127800303 — protein sequence MGLFAYALAGGSFVFIGAWESLISFPQNQRSASSATTAQQPSQRTKTRTTSSASSSITSVSVCFVSFFFILNSLISMFDALKSRDRTGLVLQLEVIAIASLFFLYSMLGLLSHFKNSILLPSSILNLLCLFAFFEEFFLFYLQRKDTSGIENRYFDLLLVPIGICVFSTILELKTPKSKFSRTARGIGLILHGMWLVQMGFSFFSDAMAHGCSLHEKSRGNYTVKCKGHPEYHRGRAIATLQFNCHLALLVVFIVGAYSIICRKTGIEGDLMQYRPLGAEMQQLDGQARFTLDSDDDNEDGIREEGNLEDQKTVVVVPGSEMNGHDSH from the coding sequence ATGGGACTCTTCGCCTACGCCTTGGCCGGCGGCAGCTTCGTCTTCATCGGCGCCTGGGAATCTCTCATCTCGTTCCCCCAGAACCAGAGGTCCGCATCTTCGGCAACAACGGCTCAACAACCTTCTCAGAGAACGAAGACGAGGACGACGTCTTCTGCTTCTTCATCGATTACCTCCGTATCCGTCTGTTTcgtttccttcttcttcatcttgaaCTCTCTAATTTCCATGTTCGATGCTCTCAAATCTCGAGATCGGACCGGTTTGGTGCTCCAGCTGGAGGTAATCGCGATTGCTTCGCTTTTCTTTCTCTACTCCATGCTAGGTCTCTTGTCGCACTTCAAGAATTCAATCCTGCTGCCTTCGTCGATCCTCAATTTACTGTGTCTGTTCGCCTTTTTCGAggaattctttttgttttaccTTCAGAGAAAGGACACGAGCGGAATCGAGAACCGGTACTTCGATCTCTTGCTTGTTCCAATAGGGATTTGTGTGTTCTCAACGATTCTCGAATTGAAAACccccaaatcaaaattttcGAGGACGGCCCGTGGAATTGGGTTGATTTTGCATGGGATGTGGCTTGTTCAAATGGGCTTTTCGTTTTTCTCCGACGCAATGGCGCATGGTTGTTCTTTGCACGAGAAGAGCAGAGGGAATTATACGGTGAAGTGTAAGGGGCACCCCGAATATCACCGGGGCCGAGCAATTGCGACGCTTCAGTTCAATTGCCATCTTGCTCTGCTTGTGGTTTTCATTGTCGGGGCATACTCAATTATCTGTAGAAAGACTGGAATTGAAGGTGATTTAATGCAGTATAGGCCTCTTGGTGCTGAAATGCAGCAGTTGGATGGCCAGGCTCGGTTCACTTTGGATTCTGATGATGACAATGAGGATGGTATTAGGGAAGAAGGGAATCTGGAAGACCAGAAGACTGTTGTAGTGGTGCCTGGATCAGAGATGAATGGTCACGATTCTCACTGA